One region of Glycine max cultivar Williams 82 chromosome 9, Glycine_max_v4.0, whole genome shotgun sequence genomic DNA includes:
- the BCH5 gene encoding beta-carotene hydroxylase 5 produces MAAGLSAAITMKPLLRFHQPRLPKPIPTTLPFSPLRIFHHTASPIPQNFSTFTVCVLMQDPKQGTQMEIQAQEPPPSPPQQVLSQKLAEKLARKESESFTYLIAAVMSSFGITSMAVFAVYYRFAWQMEGGEVPLSEIFGTFALSVGAAVGMEFWARWAHRALWHASLWHMHESHHRPREGPFELNDVFAIINAVPAIALLSYGFFNKGLVPGLCFGAGLGITVFGMAYMFVHDGLVHKRFPVGPIANVPYLRRVASAHQLHHSEKFDGVPYGLFMGPKEVEEVGGLEELEKEISRRARSYKIAREKS; encoded by the exons ATGGCGGCAGGACTCTCCGCCGCCATAACCATGAAACCCCTCCTCCGTTTCCACCAACCTCGCCTCCCCAAACCAATCCCAACAACACTCCCTTTCTCTCCCTTGAGAATTTTCCATCACACAGCATCACCGATACCCCAaaatttttcaactttcaccgttTGTGTCCTCATGCAGGACCCAAAACAAGGCACCCAGATGGAAATTCAGGCACAAGAACCACCACCCTCTCCTCCTCAGCAAGTTTTGTCACAAAAGTTGGCTGAGAAATTGGCCAGAAAAGAGTCTGAGAGCTTCACTTACCTCATTGCTGCTGTCATGTCTAGCTTCGGCATCACATCCATGGCAGTGTTCGCTGTTTATTATAGATTTGCATGGCAAATGGAG GGTGGAGAAGTGcctttgtctgaaatttttggcACATTTGCTCTATCAGTGGGAGCTGCT GTGGGTATGGAGTTTTGGGCTAGATGGGCTCACAGGGCTCTATGGCATGCTTCCCTGTGGCACATGCATGAG TCCCATCATCGACCAAGAGAAGGGCCCTTCGAGCTTAACGATGTATTTGCAATAATCAACGCTGTCCCTGCCATCGCTCTCCTTTCCTATGGTTTCTTTAACAAGGGACTGGTCCCTGGGCTTTGTTTTGGTGCG GGTCTTGGAATTACTGTCTTTGGGATGGCCTACATGTTTGTACACGATGGATTGGTTCACAAGAGATTCCCGGTGGGCCCCATAGCCAACGTGCCCTATCTCAGAAGGGTGGCCTCTGCTCACCAA CTTCACCATTCGGAAAAATTCGATGGAGTGCCTTATGGGCTGTTTATGGGACCAAAG GAAGTTGAAGAGGTGGGGGGGCTAGAAGAGCTGGAGAAAGAGATAAGTAGGAGAGCAAGATCATACAAAATAGCTAGAGAGAAAAGCTAA